From a single Acidobacteriota bacterium genomic region:
- a CDS encoding SMP-30/gluconolactonase/LRE family protein, whose protein sequence is MDIREIQPSTALPNGRLRLLMEGLDDPSSVSVFVGGLQADILGASREAVTIRVPPADSGEIEVRAKLAARARMKIGLVLNDELHPVTNPVVDRHGNVYTTYSGGRGEEVTFGVFQITPDGDTRPFLADIVNPTGLALGPDGRLYVSSRHSGEVFATSFDKQVEKFAVGLGLATGLAFDSKGHLFVGDRSGTIARVSPQGEAEAYCQLEPSVSAYHLAFDPQDNLYVTGPTLATQDCLYRVPPGGEPEILFRGLGRPQGIGFDPEGNLLVAASYRGQKGLYSMAGGQPRLLLSGPMLVGFAYDLERGHLYCVDHSALYRVDL, encoded by the coding sequence ATGGATATACGAGAGATACAGCCTTCCACGGCGCTTCCCAACGGGCGCCTGCGCCTGCTGATGGAGGGTCTGGACGATCCCTCCTCGGTGAGCGTCTTCGTGGGAGGGCTGCAGGCCGATATCCTGGGCGCCTCCAGAGAGGCGGTGACCATTCGCGTGCCGCCCGCCGACTCGGGCGAAATCGAAGTGCGCGCCAAGCTGGCCGCCCGGGCCCGCATGAAGATCGGCCTTGTCCTCAACGATGAATTGCATCCCGTGACCAATCCGGTGGTGGACCGCCATGGCAACGTCTACACCACCTACAGCGGAGGACGCGGCGAAGAGGTCACCTTCGGCGTCTTTCAGATTACTCCCGACGGCGACACCCGGCCCTTTTTGGCCGATATCGTCAATCCCACGGGACTGGCGCTGGGCCCCGACGGCCGCCTCTATGTATCCAGCCGCCACAGCGGCGAGGTCTTTGCCACCTCCTTCGACAAGCAGGTGGAAAAATTCGCCGTGGGGCTGGGCCTGGCCACCGGCCTGGCCTTCGACTCCAAAGGTCATCTGTTCGTGGGTGACCGCAGCGGGACCATCGCCCGCGTCTCTCCCCAAGGAGAGGCGGAAGCCTACTGCCAGCTCGAGCCCAGCGTCTCGGCCTACCACTTGGCCTTCGATCCGCAAGACAATCTCTACGTCACGGGACCCACATTGGCCACTCAGGATTGCCTTTACCGCGTGCCTCCCGGAGGAGAGCCGGAAATCCTCTTTCGCGGACTGGGGCGCCCTCAGGGAATCGGCTTCGATCCTGAGGGGAATCTGCTGGTGGCGGCTTCCTATCGGGGACAGAAAGGACTTTACAGCATGGCCGGCGGCCAGCCTCGACTGCTGCTCAGCGGCCCCATGCTGGTGGGTTTCGCCTACGATCTGGAGCGAGGCCACCTTTACTGCGTCGACCACTCCGCCCTTTACCGTGTCGACCTCTAA